Proteins encoded within one genomic window of Bacteroides sedimenti:
- a CDS encoding porin family protein yields the protein MNKYFLILLLLGISIPAAAQLGEQKNNLSFGFNGGVNNNQVSFLPNIKQKGYMAYTGGVTARYISEKYFAMICGVQLELNYSQRGWEEKIEDNANTYSRTMNYLEVPFLAHLAFGKEKGTQFFVNAGPQIAFLLNEKEHYSSDWDASKRPNGINYQYGKMADNRFDYGLVGGAGFEIKTGVGNFLLEGRYYLGLSDFYTNNKANINNFEKSSNSTLSARLTYLFDISK from the coding sequence ATGAATAAATACTTTTTAATTCTATTGCTATTAGGGATATCAATTCCCGCTGCGGCACAGCTTGGAGAACAGAAAAACAACCTCTCATTCGGTTTTAACGGTGGAGTTAATAACAATCAGGTATCTTTTTTACCCAATATCAAACAAAAAGGATATATGGCTTATACAGGGGGGGTAACTGCACGTTATATCTCCGAAAAATATTTCGCCATGATTTGCGGAGTTCAATTGGAACTGAATTACTCTCAAAGAGGCTGGGAAGAGAAGATTGAAGATAATGCAAACACATACAGCCGCACGATGAATTATCTGGAAGTGCCATTCCTGGCTCATCTGGCTTTTGGAAAAGAGAAAGGAACTCAATTCTTTGTCAACGCCGGCCCTCAAATTGCTTTTTTGCTGAACGAAAAGGAACATTACAGCTCTGACTGGGATGCCAGTAAACGTCCTAACGGTATAAACTACCAGTATGGCAAGATGGCTGACAATCGATTTGATTACGGACTTGTGGGAGGAGCCGGATTTGAAATAAAGACAGGAGTTGGCAATTTCTTATTAGAAGGACGTTATTATCTTGGTCTGTCTGACTTCTATACCAACAATAAAGCAAATATCAATAACTTCGAAAAATCTTCAAACAGCACTCTATCGGCTAGATTAACCTACCTGTTTGATATTTCAAAATAA
- a CDS encoding amino acid ABC transporter substrate-binding protein — MKSLKSLYIALLFSGLSFFTAYAQESNTYFLHTIEKGQSLYSIASTYNVSTVDIIKLNPGCDEKIFVGQKLRIPQNKSKKQTQQFHTIQPGETLYSLTVKYKVSSQDICDLNPGLSPENFKSGQVIIIPAGSSLNEQKNANAPASVTQTSVRPAVTSKCKEMHKVKSKETIFSICQMYNITQKELIAANPELKDGIKKGNLICIPYPAPIEEKKEQKVIPNDNELFTVQKSKGEKLSTIKAAIILPFMLDGGGKAESARMVEYYEGFLMAVDSLKESGASIDLYVYDSGDANANINTILEKDELKRMNIIFGPMHSNHIKPLASFAKKNKIRLVIPFSSKDNQVFNNPYVFQINTPQSYLYSEVYEHFLRKFPSPNVIFLDADDSDGEKKEFIKGFQHELMTQNFSFKTVKATGDATLFKTALSSSKENIFIPTSGSNTTLIKCLPQLQKLVKDNPNFNIHLFGYPEWQTYTKDHLASFYELNTYFYSSFYTNNLLPEAVKFISSYRKWYSKDMINTYPKYGMLGFDMGYFFLKALSIYGTDFERDFSQMNGVRPIQTGFRFERANNWGGFINKKVFFVNFSKNYELIKYDFE; from the coding sequence ATGAAGTCATTGAAGTCATTGTACATTGCACTGTTATTTTCAGGGCTTTCTTTTTTTACAGCCTACGCTCAGGAAAGTAATACATATTTTCTCCATACAATAGAAAAAGGACAAAGTCTTTATTCCATAGCAAGTACATACAATGTAAGCACAGTTGACATTATCAAACTGAATCCCGGATGTGATGAAAAAATATTTGTCGGACAAAAATTGAGGATTCCGCAGAATAAATCAAAAAAACAGACACAGCAGTTTCATACAATACAACCAGGAGAAACACTTTATAGCCTTACAGTAAAATATAAAGTCTCCTCACAAGATATATGTGACCTCAATCCAGGATTGAGTCCTGAAAATTTCAAATCCGGACAGGTAATCATCATTCCTGCAGGCAGCTCTCTAAATGAGCAGAAGAATGCAAACGCGCCTGCGTCAGTTACTCAAACAAGTGTACGTCCTGCAGTTACATCCAAATGCAAGGAGATGCACAAAGTTAAAAGCAAGGAGACTATTTTCAGCATTTGCCAGATGTATAATATTACTCAAAAAGAGTTGATTGCTGCCAATCCGGAACTAAAAGATGGAATAAAAAAAGGAAATTTGATATGCATCCCTTACCCTGCCCCTATTGAAGAAAAGAAAGAACAGAAAGTGATTCCGAATGATAATGAATTGTTCACTGTACAAAAATCAAAAGGCGAAAAGCTCTCGACTATCAAGGCGGCAATCATACTGCCATTTATGCTTGATGGTGGCGGCAAGGCCGAATCGGCTCGAATGGTTGAATATTACGAAGGATTCCTGATGGCTGTAGATAGTTTAAAAGAGAGTGGTGCATCCATTGACCTGTACGTTTATGATTCCGGAGATGCGAATGCAAACATTAACACAATTCTGGAAAAAGATGAGCTAAAAAGAATGAACATCATTTTTGGCCCCATGCACAGCAATCATATAAAGCCTTTAGCTAGCTTTGCAAAGAAAAATAAGATAAGACTGGTAATTCCATTCAGTTCAAAGGATAATCAGGTATTCAACAACCCCTATGTATTCCAGATTAACACCCCTCAGTCTTATTTGTACTCGGAAGTGTACGAACATTTCCTGCGGAAGTTCCCATCTCCAAATGTAATATTTCTGGATGCCGATGATAGCGACGGTGAGAAGAAAGAATTTATCAAAGGTTTTCAGCACGAACTGATGACTCAGAATTTCTCTTTTAAAACAGTTAAAGCAACTGGAGATGCAACTCTTTTTAAAACAGCATTAAGCAGCTCCAAAGAGAATATATTTATACCAACTTCAGGTTCAAATACAACACTGATTAAGTGTCTTCCTCAATTACAGAAGTTGGTTAAGGATAACCCGAACTTCAACATTCACCTGTTTGGTTATCCAGAATGGCAAACCTATACAAAAGACCACCTAGCAAGCTTTTATGAACTGAACACTTATTTTTATTCATCATTTTATACCAACAACCTATTGCCGGAAGCTGTTAAATTTATCTCATCCTACCGCAAATGGTACAGTAAAGATATGATTAATACTTATCCTAAATATGGCATGTTGGGTTTTGATATGGGATACTTCTTCCTGAAAGCATTGTCTATATACGGAACTGATTTTGAACGAGATTTCTCACAGATGAATGGGGTTCGTCCAATTCAGACTGGATTCAGATTTGAAAGGGCAAACAACTGGGGCGGATTCATCAATAAAAAAGTGTTCTTCGTTAATTTCTCGAAGAACTATGAACTGATTAAATACGATTTTGAATAA
- a CDS encoding gliding motility-associated C-terminal domain-containing protein gives MINFMNSRDNRIKNIFVEKSSRLILLCLSMFLLVFPAKMLAQTIDANPAARQLSENGKPTEGNLIYPGEQFTGAAPMEVEFTSNVKDPSSTLRYEWKFSDKPDFSSVLLSRFDENVTYTFTTSGTTYIKLFITDTAADLTYESDPFSVVISESELKVPNAFSPNNDGVNDIFKVKHKSLIKFNAVVFNRWGQELFKWNNPDEGWDGTSHGKAVKDGVYFIVVQAVGSDGIKYNHKGDINILRGFTGSKTSGATGE, from the coding sequence ATGATTAATTTTATGAACTCAAGAGATAACAGAATTAAAAATATTTTTGTAGAAAAAAGCAGTCGTCTGATACTACTTTGTCTGTCGATGTTTTTACTTGTTTTTCCGGCTAAGATGTTGGCTCAGACGATTGATGCAAATCCTGCAGCACGGCAACTTTCCGAAAATGGTAAACCGACTGAAGGAAACCTTATTTATCCCGGCGAACAATTTACAGGAGCCGCACCAATGGAGGTGGAATTTACTTCCAATGTGAAAGATCCTTCATCAACTTTACGGTATGAATGGAAGTTTTCTGATAAACCGGATTTTTCTTCTGTTCTTTTAAGTCGGTTTGACGAGAATGTTACCTATACTTTCACAACTTCGGGTACAACTTACATAAAGCTTTTTATAACTGACACAGCAGCAGATTTGACTTATGAATCGGACCCTTTTTCTGTAGTAATCAGTGAATCTGAACTGAAGGTTCCGAATGCATTCTCGCCAAACAACGACGGAGTGAACGATATTTTTAAGGTAAAACATAAATCGCTGATTAAGTTTAATGCGGTTGTCTTTAATCGCTGGGGACAAGAACTCTTCAAATGGAACAACCCTGACGAAGGATGGGATGGTACTTCTCATGGAAAAGCTGTGAAGGATGGAGTATATTTTATCGTTGTTCAGGCTGTTGGTTCAGATGGAATTAAGTATAATCACAAAGGAGATATAAATATTCTTCGTGGTTTCACCGGTTCAAAGACCAGTGGAGCAACAGGAGAATAA
- the uvrA gene encoding excinuclease ABC subunit UvrA: MVEETDQVKVYGARVHNLKNIDVNIPRNSLTVITGLSGSGKSSLAFDTIFAEGQRRYIETFSTYARNFLGNMERPDVDKITGLSPVISIEQKTTNKNPRSTVGTTTEVYDYLRLLYARAGEAYSYLSGEKMVKYTEEKILEMILHDYKGKKIYLLAPLVKARKGHYKELFEQIRKKGYLSVRVDGDIREIMHGMKLDRYKNHDIEVVIDKLIVSEKDYKRLKDSVAVAMLQGEGLVMILDAQTQSVRHYSKKLMCPVTGLSYRDPAPHNFSFNSPQGACPKCKGLGAINMIDTDKIIPNRDLSIYEGGIVPLGKHRNALIFWQITAILNRHDAKLKTPIKDLPEDCIEEILYGSEERIKIDRSLMGLSSDYFMEFEGVIKYILMLQEKDSSATAQKWAEQFSVTTVCPECKGARLNQEALHFRIHDKNIDELSSMDISELYEWLMNVDQYLSEKQNKIAFEILKEIRTRLKFLLDVGLEYLSLKRSSATLSGGESQRIRLATQIGSQLVNVLYILDEPSIGLHQRDNIRLINSLKTLRDSGNSVIVVEHDRDMMMAADYIVDMGPKAGRYGGEVVFAGTPQEMIKTETLTSQYLNGKKKIEIPAKRRKGNGMVLTLKGARGNNLKGVTVDFPLGKLICVTGVSGSGKSSLINNTLQPILSQKFYHSLQDPLPYESIEGIEHIDKIVNVDQSPLGKTPRSNPATYTGVFSDIRSLFVGLPEAKIRGYKAGRFSFNVSGGRCEACSGNGYKTIEMNFLPDVYVPCEVCHGKRYNRETLEVRFKGKSIADVLDMTINRAVEFFENVPQILNKIKVLQEVGLGYIRLGQPSTTLSGGESQRVKLATELAKRDTGKTLYILDEPTTGLHFEDIRVLMGVLNKLVDKGNTVIVIEHNLDVIKMADYIIDMGPEGGKGGGELLCCGTPEEVAQSAKGYTPKYLKMELER; encoded by the coding sequence ATGGTTGAAGAAACAGATCAGGTTAAAGTGTACGGTGCCAGGGTACACAATTTAAAAAATATAGATGTAAATATACCACGTAACAGTCTTACTGTTATTACCGGTTTAAGCGGTAGTGGCAAGTCTTCTTTGGCATTTGATACTATTTTTGCCGAAGGACAAAGGAGATATATCGAGACATTTTCTACATATGCCCGCAATTTTTTAGGTAATATGGAACGTCCGGATGTAGATAAAATCACCGGATTGAGCCCAGTTATCTCAATAGAACAAAAAACGACCAATAAGAATCCCCGTTCTACGGTAGGAACTACAACGGAAGTTTACGATTACCTTCGTTTGCTTTATGCAAGGGCGGGAGAGGCTTACTCTTATCTGTCGGGAGAGAAAATGGTGAAATATACCGAAGAGAAGATTCTTGAAATGATTCTGCACGATTATAAAGGTAAGAAAATATATCTGCTGGCACCTCTTGTTAAGGCCAGAAAAGGACATTATAAAGAACTTTTCGAACAGATTCGGAAAAAAGGCTATCTATCTGTACGTGTTGATGGAGATATCCGTGAAATTATGCACGGCATGAAACTGGATCGGTATAAGAATCACGATATAGAAGTGGTAATCGATAAGCTTATTGTAAGCGAGAAAGATTATAAGCGCCTTAAAGATAGCGTTGCAGTTGCTATGCTTCAGGGAGAAGGACTGGTAATGATTCTTGATGCCCAGACACAGAGTGTACGTCATTACAGTAAGAAACTGATGTGTCCTGTCACCGGATTATCCTATCGTGATCCTGCTCCGCATAATTTTTCCTTTAACTCGCCACAGGGAGCCTGTCCCAAATGCAAAGGGTTAGGAGCTATTAACATGATAGATACTGATAAGATTATCCCGAATCGTGACCTTTCCATCTATGAAGGGGGGATAGTCCCGTTGGGCAAACATCGAAATGCGTTAATCTTTTGGCAGATTACTGCCATCTTAAACCGTCATGATGCAAAACTGAAGACACCAATCAAAGATCTTCCTGAAGATTGCATTGAAGAAATTCTGTATGGGTCGGAAGAAAGAATCAAAATTGACAGGAGTCTGATGGGGCTCTCTTCGGATTACTTTATGGAGTTCGAAGGAGTAATAAAATATATACTGATGCTTCAGGAGAAAGATTCTTCTGCCACTGCACAAAAATGGGCTGAACAGTTTTCGGTTACAACGGTTTGCCCCGAATGTAAGGGAGCCAGACTAAACCAAGAAGCACTTCATTTCCGCATTCACGATAAGAATATCGACGAGCTTTCATCTATGGATATTTCCGAACTCTACGAATGGCTCATGAATGTGGATCAATATTTAAGTGAGAAACAAAATAAAATAGCATTTGAAATACTGAAAGAGATACGTACCCGACTGAAGTTTCTGCTTGATGTTGGGTTGGAATATCTTTCCCTCAAACGCTCATCGGCTACGCTTTCTGGTGGGGAGAGTCAACGTATTCGTCTGGCAACTCAAATCGGCTCTCAGCTGGTGAATGTATTGTATATTCTTGATGAACCTAGTATCGGGTTACATCAACGGGATAATATCCGATTGATTAATTCTTTGAAAACATTACGTGATTCGGGCAATTCTGTTATTGTTGTTGAGCATGACAGAGACATGATGATGGCAGCCGATTATATTGTTGATATGGGTCCAAAAGCTGGTCGTTATGGTGGGGAAGTGGTTTTTGCCGGTACTCCTCAAGAGATGATAAAGACCGAGACATTAACCTCGCAATACCTGAATGGAAAGAAGAAAATTGAAATTCCGGCCAAAAGAAGAAAAGGTAATGGAATGGTGCTTACCCTGAAAGGTGCACGCGGGAATAACCTGAAAGGAGTGACCGTTGATTTCCCTTTAGGAAAGCTAATCTGTGTAACAGGGGTGTCTGGTAGCGGAAAGTCATCGCTGATTAATAACACATTGCAGCCTATTCTTTCGCAGAAATTCTATCATTCATTGCAGGATCCGTTACCTTACGAGTCAATTGAAGGCATTGAACATATTGATAAAATTGTAAATGTAGATCAGTCCCCGCTGGGTAAAACTCCACGTTCCAACCCGGCTACCTACACTGGTGTCTTTTCGGATATCCGATCTCTTTTTGTTGGACTCCCAGAAGCAAAGATTAGAGGGTATAAAGCTGGTCGTTTCTCTTTTAATGTTTCCGGTGGAAGATGTGAAGCTTGCTCTGGCAACGGATATAAAACAATCGAGATGAATTTCCTACCCGATGTCTATGTGCCTTGTGAGGTGTGTCATGGCAAACGCTACAACCGTGAAACACTGGAAGTTCGTTTTAAGGGAAAATCCATTGCCGATGTGCTGGATATGACAATTAATCGAGCTGTGGAATTCTTTGAGAATGTTCCGCAGATATTAAATAAAATCAAAGTGTTGCAAGAGGTTGGTCTGGGATATATCAGGCTTGGCCAACCTTCAACCACGCTATCCGGAGGAGAAAGCCAGCGTGTTAAGCTGGCAACGGAACTTGCTAAACGCGATACCGGTAAGACTCTTTATATTCTTGACGAACCTACAACCGGACTTCATTTCGAGGATATCCGGGTATTGATGGGAGTGCTTAATAAACTTGTAGACAAAGGAAATACAGTCATCGTCATCGAACATAATCTCGATGTGATCAAGATGGCCGATTATATTATTGACATGGGACCCGAAGGAGGAAAGGGTGGAGGAGAGCTTCTTTGTTGCGGCACTCCCGAAGAGGTGGCACAAAGTGCAAAGGGGTATACTCCTAAGTACTTAAAAATGGAGCTGGAAAGATGA
- the ybaK gene encoding Cys-tRNA(Pro) deacylase, whose translation MKINKTNAVRLLDKAKIDYELIPYEVDESDLSAVHVATELGEDVNQVFKTLLLKGDKTGYFVCIVPGDKEVNLKLAAKVSGNKSCDMIPMKELLPVTGYIRGACSPIGMKKHFQTFIHYTCETFPYIYVSAGQRGLQIKINPQDLIKEVRAEVCILFTQEE comes from the coding sequence ATGAAAATAAATAAGACCAATGCAGTGCGTTTACTCGACAAAGCTAAGATTGACTATGAATTGATTCCTTACGAAGTGGACGAAAGCGATCTAAGTGCCGTCCATGTAGCTACGGAATTAGGAGAAGACGTAAATCAGGTGTTCAAAACCCTGTTGTTAAAGGGTGACAAAACTGGCTACTTTGTCTGTATTGTTCCAGGTGATAAAGAGGTTAATCTGAAACTGGCAGCAAAAGTGTCTGGCAATAAAAGTTGTGACATGATACCTATGAAGGAGCTGCTTCCGGTTACTGGCTATATTCGTGGTGCCTGTTCACCGATAGGAATGAAAAAGCATTTTCAAACCTTTATTCATTATACCTGTGAAACATTTCCATACATATATGTAAGTGCAGGTCAGCGTGGCCTTCAAATAAAAATCAATCCTCAGGATTTAATCAAAGAGGTGAGGGCTGAAGTCTGTATCTTATTTACACAAGAGGAATAA
- a CDS encoding FKBP-type peptidyl-prolyl cis-trans isomerase, which produces MAPTVSLNNQLDSIAYTIGMAQTQGLKNYLVNNLKMDTAYINEFIKGLNEGVKKLDKKQEALQAGVQIGQQIKKQMIVELNKEIFGADSTKTISVDHFMAGFIAGTLEKDQKMTMEQAQEYARTNMEALKNKSTEQTYGANKEAGAKFLAENKLKEGVVTTASGLQYKVITKGSGEIPTAESKVKVHYKGTTIDGAEFDSSYKRNEPATFEAGQVIKGWTEALTMMPVGSKWILYIPQELGYGSREAGPIKPFSTLIFEVELLSIEK; this is translated from the coding sequence ATGGCACCTACCGTATCTCTGAATAATCAACTGGATTCAATTGCTTATACAATAGGTATGGCTCAGACACAAGGACTGAAAAATTATCTGGTCAACAATCTGAAGATGGATACGGCATACATCAACGAATTTATCAAAGGATTAAATGAAGGAGTTAAGAAGTTAGACAAGAAGCAAGAGGCTTTACAGGCAGGAGTTCAGATTGGTCAGCAGATCAAGAAACAAATGATTGTCGAGCTTAATAAAGAAATTTTTGGTGCAGACTCAACAAAGACAATCAGTGTTGACCACTTTATGGCGGGATTTATTGCCGGGACATTGGAAAAAGACCAAAAGATGACAATGGAACAGGCTCAGGAGTATGCCCGAACAAATATGGAAGCACTTAAAAACAAATCTACAGAACAAACATACGGTGCAAATAAGGAAGCAGGAGCTAAATTCCTTGCAGAGAATAAACTGAAAGAAGGAGTGGTTACCACTGCAAGCGGTTTGCAATATAAGGTCATTACAAAAGGCTCAGGTGAAATACCTACTGCAGAAAGTAAAGTAAAAGTTCACTATAAAGGAACTACAATTGATGGTGCAGAGTTTGACAGCTCTTATAAAAGAAACGAACCGGCAACATTTGAAGCTGGTCAGGTAATTAAAGGATGGACAGAGGCACTCACTATGATGCCTGTAGGTTCAAAATGGATTCTTTATATCCCTCAGGAATTGGGTTATGGTTCAAGAGAAGCTGGCCCTATCAAACCATTCTCCACATTAATTTTCGAGGTTGAACTATTGAGCATTGAAAAGTAA
- a CDS encoding peptide MFS transporter: MLKGHPKGLFVLALANMGERFGYYTMLAIFVLFIQAKFGFDKDASSVIFSSFLALVYFLPLFGGVLADRFLGYGKTIILGVLIMFAGYLLLAIPTGVDTVAKVMMFGALGLIAIGTGCFKGNLQALVGNLYDDPKYNSKRDMAFSIFYMCINIGAFFAPSAAGAVYNFFLKKAGLFYEAKIPALAHQFANGTITPEGLEGFKKLAEAQHAGASADLAAFGANYIQKLSEGYNYGFAVACISLMFSLFIFLAFRKYYKSADVTAREQAKADKASGNASQVEELSPAETKQRIVALCLVFAVVIFFWMAFHQNGLTLTWFARDYTQSAVTGLSRIGFGLPTMVMMIIAFYGILGFAQAKKMGAKIASSIAFVIGVAGAYAYYTGMPEVINITPEIFQQFNPFFIIILTPVAVGLFAMLNSKGKEPSAPRKIGIGMFIAAMGFIIMSAGSFGLPTPDAIAGTGGVSDTLVSTNLLISTYFTLTIAELFLSPMGLSFVSRVAPPKYKGLMQGGWLAATAVGNYCVSIIGMLWGLQLWMLWGILVVLCVLSGLFIFSIMKKLEAVAK, translated from the coding sequence ATGTTAAAAGGACATCCCAAAGGTTTATTTGTTCTTGCCCTTGCAAACATGGGTGAGCGGTTTGGTTATTACACCATGCTAGCTATTTTTGTGCTCTTTATCCAGGCTAAATTCGGTTTTGATAAAGATGCATCCAGTGTTATTTTTTCCAGTTTCTTGGCTTTGGTTTATTTCCTCCCCTTGTTTGGAGGTGTTTTAGCCGACCGTTTCCTGGGATATGGAAAAACAATTATTCTCGGAGTACTTATCATGTTTGCCGGCTACTTACTGCTGGCCATTCCTACCGGAGTTGACACTGTAGCTAAAGTAATGATGTTTGGTGCCCTGGGACTGATTGCCATTGGTACTGGCTGTTTCAAAGGTAACTTGCAGGCGTTGGTTGGTAATCTGTACGACGATCCAAAATACAACTCCAAGCGCGATATGGCTTTCAGTATTTTCTATATGTGTATCAATATCGGTGCATTCTTTGCTCCATCGGCAGCAGGTGCGGTTTATAACTTCTTCCTGAAAAAAGCAGGTCTGTTCTACGAGGCTAAGATTCCTGCCTTGGCGCATCAATTTGCTAATGGTACTATTACTCCGGAAGGGTTGGAAGGTTTCAAGAAGCTTGCAGAAGCACAACATGCAGGCGCTAGTGCCGATCTTGCAGCATTTGGAGCTAATTATATACAAAAACTGTCCGAAGGATATAACTATGGTTTTGCTGTAGCTTGTATTTCTTTGATGTTCTCCCTGTTTATTTTCCTTGCTTTTCGCAAGTATTACAAGAGTGCTGATGTTACTGCACGAGAACAGGCAAAAGCTGATAAAGCTTCAGGAAACGCTTCTCAGGTTGAGGAACTTTCTCCTGCTGAAACTAAACAACGTATTGTTGCCTTGTGCTTGGTATTTGCAGTTGTAATCTTCTTCTGGATGGCTTTCCACCAGAATGGTTTGACACTGACCTGGTTTGCCCGTGATTATACTCAGAGTGCCGTTACCGGTCTTAGTCGTATCGGATTCGGATTGCCAACTATGGTGATGATGATCATCGCTTTCTATGGTATCTTGGGTTTTGCTCAGGCAAAGAAAATGGGTGCAAAGATTGCAAGCAGTATTGCTTTTGTGATAGGAGTCGCTGGTGCATATGCTTATTATACAGGCATGCCCGAAGTAATTAATATCACTCCTGAAATCTTCCAGCAGTTCAATCCTTTCTTCATCATCATTCTTACTCCGGTTGCGGTAGGTTTGTTCGCTATGCTAAACAGCAAAGGTAAAGAACCCTCGGCTCCTCGTAAGATCGGAATCGGTATGTTTATCGCCGCTATGGGTTTTATTATAATGTCGGCAGGTTCATTCGGATTACCTACTCCTGATGCTATTGCTGGAACCGGCGGCGTAAGCGATACTTTGGTTTCTACCAACTTATTGATTAGCACCTACTTCACCTTGACCATTGCCGAATTGTTCCTCAGCCCAATGGGATTGAGTTTCGTTTCGCGTGTTGCTCCTCCAAAATATAAAGGGTTGATGCAAGGTGGTTGGTTGGCTGCAACTGCGGTTGGTAACTACTGTGTATCAATTATTGGTATGTTGTGGGGCTTGCAGTTGTGGATGCTTTGGGGAATTCTGGTAGTGCTTTGCGTGTTGTCAGGTCTCTTCATTTTCTCTATCATGAAGAAGCTGGAAGCTGTAGCCAAGTAG